A single window of Triplophysa rosa linkage group LG20, Trosa_1v2, whole genome shotgun sequence DNA harbors:
- the si:ch211-227n13.3 gene encoding uncharacterized protein si:ch211-227n13.3 isoform X3: MKLRRTSVLKRRQQKDLKKGESNRVSKHGSIGKKATSTRHEISSVLLSSDTDSCQSDGNIIELTVGNRKRIEQGETRAIAKSQANSSGMGQKISLASSAMAEDTLGKLRVMSNTTVPEARSSNPLVSEREDVEECESALDEFSAEFIVESGPSSPNLDVNAARCRECKSLFSKMRRQTPSKTKNRDKNPASLSCDQWVLLKKWHPRHPQRGRHRKRGLLWTSLTQIRKLAVHGYDSADRNRTQTFCSRPHVFQQRNLSRCKYLASIQTDPSLTKVKPRQRKKHRAALWPPIGGRKPVKRKPSMNNTLSQQHFSPKLSISITHKDKPQPDESSRLNTSSRQNSKQTRKDFQDRSDKQEACDGIEGTRRVLKFDDTPEVVAVDTAEQSRGPQRQLESGEICEAQNCVETKDSDDLQEELFEDSDSFKTPSDLFSVKPKVKRGGQKTVPVSGETKPTKTSSTPNLRSMLATMVKNQNKIIKETLQ; this comes from the exons ATGAAACTGCGACGAACTTCGGTCCTTAAAAGACGACAGCAAAAGGACTTGAAAAAAGGGGAAAGCAACAGGGTTTCAAAGCATGGGTCCATTGGCAAGAAGGCCACTTCCACCAGACATGAGATCAGCTCTGTGCTGTTATCAAGTGACACTGACTCTTGCCAATCGGATGGGAATATTATTGAACTCACTGTTGGCAATAGAAAAAGAATTGAACAAGGCGAGACTCGCGCGATTGCAAAATCGCAAGCAAACTCCTCAGGAATGGGTCAGAAGATCTCCCTGGCTTCATCTGCAATGGCCGAAGACACTTTAGGAAAACTCCGAGTGATGAGTAACACAACTGTGCCAGAGGCGAGGTCTAGTAACCCTCTTGTATCTGAAAGAGAAGATGTAGAAGAATGTGAGTCTGCATTGGATGAATTCAGCGCTGAGTTTATCGTGGAGTCGGGTCCCAGCTCTCCTAATCTTGATGTTAATGCTGCAAGGTGCAGAGAATGCAAGAGTCTTTTCTCCAAGATGAGAAGACAGACACCTTCAAAAACGAAAAACAGAGACAAGA ATCCAGCATCTTTGTCTTGTGACCAGTGGGTTCTTCTTAAGAAGTGGCACCCTCGGCACCCTCAGCGAGGTCGGCATAGGAAGAGGGG GCTATTGTGGACCAGCCTAACCCAGATCAGAAAGCTGGCGGTACACGGCTACGATTCTGCAGACAGAAACAGAACTCAAACTTTCTGCTCCAGACCTCATGTGTTTCAGCAGCG gAACTTGAGCCGTTGCAAATATTTGGCCTCCATTCAGACTGACCCATCCTTGACCAAAGTAAAGCCACGGCAGCGTAAGAAACACCGAGCTGCACTCTGGCCGCCCATCGGTGGGAGGAAACCAGTTAAAAGGAAGCCTTCCATGAACAACACTTTATCCCAGCAGCATTTTTCACCCAAGCTTAGCATCAGTATTACACACAAAGATAAACCACAACCTGATGAGAGTTCAAGATTAAACACAAGTTCGAGGCAGAACTCCAAACAGACTAGGAAAGATTTTCAGGACAGATCTGACAAGCAGGAAGCATGCGATGGCATAGAGGGAACACGACGGGTGCTAAAGTTTGATGACACGCCTGAAGTTGTTGCCGTGGATACTGCAGAACAGAGCCGGGGCCCTCAGCGACAGCTTGAAAGTGGAGAGATTTGTGAAGCTCAAAATTGTGTCGAGACCAAGGACTCGGATGACCTGCAGGAGGAGTTGTTTGAAGATTCGGATAGTTTTAAGACACCGTCAGATCTGTTCAGCGTGAAGCCTAAGGTTAAAAGAGGGGGTCAAAAAACAGTCCCAGTCTCCGGTGAGACCAAACCTACCAAAACCTCTTCTACACCAAACTTAAGGTCCATGTTAGCCACTATGGTGAAGAATCAGAACAAGATTATTAAAGAAACCCTTCAGTGA
- the nxph2b gene encoding neurexophilin-2b, which yields MCQCYSALLLLCLYMVTCGAELRTAVSPLGWSESDKEASVSPPDSRSGIIKSLRLFPNPSQSNAQSLDAAPDPGALDLWTWLSNLTDTEGTLSRAKRRPYVKTGKFKKMFGWGDFHSNIKTVKLNLLITGKIVDHGNGTFSVYFRHNSTGLGNVSVSLVPPSKAVDFEIMQQETIEVPKDNKAFNCRVEYEKTDRSKRTSACSDFPNRVCLQEQTQSHVSWLCSKPFKVICIYIDFFSADYKLVQKVCPDYNYHSDTPYTSVG from the exons ATGTGCCAGTGTTACTCTGCGCTGCTTTTGCTCTGTTTGTACATG GTGACTTGCGGAGCAGAGCTCAGAACAGCTGTGTCGCCTCTGGGTTGGAGTGAAAGTGATAAGGAGGCGAGCGTCTCCCCTCCTGACTCCCGTTCTGGGATTATCAAATCCCTGCGGCTTTTCCCCAACCCTTCCCAATCTAACGCTCAAAGCCTTGATGCTGCACCAGACCCTGGAGCACTAGATCTGTGGACTTGGTTATCCAACCTCACCGACACAGAGGGAACCCTATCCAGGGCCAAACGCCGTCCCTATGTGAAAACAGGCAAGTTTAAGAAGATGTTCGGCTGGGGCGACTTTCATTCCAACATCAAAACAGTCAAGCTAAACCTTCTCATCACAGGGAAAATCGTCGACCACGGCAACGGAACCTTCAGCGTTTATTTCCGCCACAATTCCACCGGGCTTGGCAACGTGTCCGTCAGTCTGGTCCCGCCCTCCAAGGCTGTAGATTTTGAGATCATGCAACAGGAAACCATAGAGGTACCTAAAGACAATAAAGCTTTCAATTGTCGCGTGGAATACGAGAAGACGGATCGCAGCAAGAGGACATCTGCTTGCAGTGACTTCCCGAACAGGGTCTGTCTCCAGGAGCAGACCCAAAGTCATGTGTCCTGGCTTTGCTCCAAGCCCTTTAAAGTCATCTGCATCTACATTGACTTCTTCAGCGCAGACTACAAGCTGGTGCAGAAGGTCTGCCCGGACTACAACTACCACAGTGACACGCCCTATACTTCTGTTGGATAA
- the si:ch211-227n13.3 gene encoding uncharacterized protein si:ch211-227n13.3 isoform X1, which produces MDITEETDYGYFKRTEWYQYLANFPQRAESGCCREVNVLVVSEVTARSVSMKLRRTSVLKRRQQKDLKKGESNRVSKHGSIGKKATSTRHEISSVLLSSDTDSCQSDGNIIELTVGNRKRIEQGETRAIAKSQANSSGMGQKISLASSAMAEDTLGKLRVMSNTTVPEARSSNPLVSEREDVEECESALDEFSAEFIVESGPSSPNLDVNAARCRECKSLFSKMRRQTPSKTKNRDKNPASLSCDQWVLLKKWHPRHPQRGRHRKRGLLWTSLTQIRKLAVHGYDSADRNRTQTFCSRPHVFQQRNLSRCKYLASIQTDPSLTKVKPRQRKKHRAALWPPIGGRKPVKRKPSMNNTLSQQHFSPKLSISITHKDKPQPDESSRLNTSSRQNSKQTRKDFQDRSDKQEACDGIEGTRRVLKFDDTPEVVAVDTAEQSRGPQRQLESGEICEAQNCVETKDSDDLQEELFEDSDSFKTPSDLFSVKPKVKRGGQKTVPVSGETKPTKTSSTPNLRSMLATMVKNQNKIIKETLQ; this is translated from the exons ATGGACATTACCGAAGAAACAGACTACGGATATTTCAAAAGAAC GGAATGGTACCAATACCTCGCTAACTTTCCCCAAAGAGCAGAGTCAGGATGCTGCAGAGAG GTAAATGTCTTGGTTGTCAGTGAGGTCACTGCCAGATCTGTCTCCATGAAACTGCGACGAACTTCGGTCCTTAAAAGACGACAGCAAAAGGACTTGAAAAAAGGGGAAAGCAACAGGGTTTCAAAGCATGGGTCCATTGGCAAGAAGGCCACTTCCACCAGACATGAGATCAGCTCTGTGCTGTTATCAAGTGACACTGACTCTTGCCAATCGGATGGGAATATTATTGAACTCACTGTTGGCAATAGAAAAAGAATTGAACAAGGCGAGACTCGCGCGATTGCAAAATCGCAAGCAAACTCCTCAGGAATGGGTCAGAAGATCTCCCTGGCTTCATCTGCAATGGCCGAAGACACTTTAGGAAAACTCCGAGTGATGAGTAACACAACTGTGCCAGAGGCGAGGTCTAGTAACCCTCTTGTATCTGAAAGAGAAGATGTAGAAGAATGTGAGTCTGCATTGGATGAATTCAGCGCTGAGTTTATCGTGGAGTCGGGTCCCAGCTCTCCTAATCTTGATGTTAATGCTGCAAGGTGCAGAGAATGCAAGAGTCTTTTCTCCAAGATGAGAAGACAGACACCTTCAAAAACGAAAAACAGAGACAAGA ATCCAGCATCTTTGTCTTGTGACCAGTGGGTTCTTCTTAAGAAGTGGCACCCTCGGCACCCTCAGCGAGGTCGGCATAGGAAGAGGGG GCTATTGTGGACCAGCCTAACCCAGATCAGAAAGCTGGCGGTACACGGCTACGATTCTGCAGACAGAAACAGAACTCAAACTTTCTGCTCCAGACCTCATGTGTTTCAGCAGCG gAACTTGAGCCGTTGCAAATATTTGGCCTCCATTCAGACTGACCCATCCTTGACCAAAGTAAAGCCACGGCAGCGTAAGAAACACCGAGCTGCACTCTGGCCGCCCATCGGTGGGAGGAAACCAGTTAAAAGGAAGCCTTCCATGAACAACACTTTATCCCAGCAGCATTTTTCACCCAAGCTTAGCATCAGTATTACACACAAAGATAAACCACAACCTGATGAGAGTTCAAGATTAAACACAAGTTCGAGGCAGAACTCCAAACAGACTAGGAAAGATTTTCAGGACAGATCTGACAAGCAGGAAGCATGCGATGGCATAGAGGGAACACGACGGGTGCTAAAGTTTGATGACACGCCTGAAGTTGTTGCCGTGGATACTGCAGAACAGAGCCGGGGCCCTCAGCGACAGCTTGAAAGTGGAGAGATTTGTGAAGCTCAAAATTGTGTCGAGACCAAGGACTCGGATGACCTGCAGGAGGAGTTGTTTGAAGATTCGGATAGTTTTAAGACACCGTCAGATCTGTTCAGCGTGAAGCCTAAGGTTAAAAGAGGGGGTCAAAAAACAGTCCCAGTCTCCGGTGAGACCAAACCTACCAAAACCTCTTCTACACCAAACTTAAGGTCCATGTTAGCCACTATGGTGAAGAATCAGAACAAGATTATTAAAGAAACCCTTCAGTGA
- the si:ch211-227n13.3 gene encoding uncharacterized protein si:ch211-227n13.3 isoform X2, translated as MEWYQYLANFPQRAESGCCREVNVLVVSEVTARSVSMKLRRTSVLKRRQQKDLKKGESNRVSKHGSIGKKATSTRHEISSVLLSSDTDSCQSDGNIIELTVGNRKRIEQGETRAIAKSQANSSGMGQKISLASSAMAEDTLGKLRVMSNTTVPEARSSNPLVSEREDVEECESALDEFSAEFIVESGPSSPNLDVNAARCRECKSLFSKMRRQTPSKTKNRDKNPASLSCDQWVLLKKWHPRHPQRGRHRKRGLLWTSLTQIRKLAVHGYDSADRNRTQTFCSRPHVFQQRNLSRCKYLASIQTDPSLTKVKPRQRKKHRAALWPPIGGRKPVKRKPSMNNTLSQQHFSPKLSISITHKDKPQPDESSRLNTSSRQNSKQTRKDFQDRSDKQEACDGIEGTRRVLKFDDTPEVVAVDTAEQSRGPQRQLESGEICEAQNCVETKDSDDLQEELFEDSDSFKTPSDLFSVKPKVKRGGQKTVPVSGETKPTKTSSTPNLRSMLATMVKNQNKIIKETLQ; from the exons AT GGAATGGTACCAATACCTCGCTAACTTTCCCCAAAGAGCAGAGTCAGGATGCTGCAGAGAG GTAAATGTCTTGGTTGTCAGTGAGGTCACTGCCAGATCTGTCTCCATGAAACTGCGACGAACTTCGGTCCTTAAAAGACGACAGCAAAAGGACTTGAAAAAAGGGGAAAGCAACAGGGTTTCAAAGCATGGGTCCATTGGCAAGAAGGCCACTTCCACCAGACATGAGATCAGCTCTGTGCTGTTATCAAGTGACACTGACTCTTGCCAATCGGATGGGAATATTATTGAACTCACTGTTGGCAATAGAAAAAGAATTGAACAAGGCGAGACTCGCGCGATTGCAAAATCGCAAGCAAACTCCTCAGGAATGGGTCAGAAGATCTCCCTGGCTTCATCTGCAATGGCCGAAGACACTTTAGGAAAACTCCGAGTGATGAGTAACACAACTGTGCCAGAGGCGAGGTCTAGTAACCCTCTTGTATCTGAAAGAGAAGATGTAGAAGAATGTGAGTCTGCATTGGATGAATTCAGCGCTGAGTTTATCGTGGAGTCGGGTCCCAGCTCTCCTAATCTTGATGTTAATGCTGCAAGGTGCAGAGAATGCAAGAGTCTTTTCTCCAAGATGAGAAGACAGACACCTTCAAAAACGAAAAACAGAGACAAGA ATCCAGCATCTTTGTCTTGTGACCAGTGGGTTCTTCTTAAGAAGTGGCACCCTCGGCACCCTCAGCGAGGTCGGCATAGGAAGAGGGG GCTATTGTGGACCAGCCTAACCCAGATCAGAAAGCTGGCGGTACACGGCTACGATTCTGCAGACAGAAACAGAACTCAAACTTTCTGCTCCAGACCTCATGTGTTTCAGCAGCG gAACTTGAGCCGTTGCAAATATTTGGCCTCCATTCAGACTGACCCATCCTTGACCAAAGTAAAGCCACGGCAGCGTAAGAAACACCGAGCTGCACTCTGGCCGCCCATCGGTGGGAGGAAACCAGTTAAAAGGAAGCCTTCCATGAACAACACTTTATCCCAGCAGCATTTTTCACCCAAGCTTAGCATCAGTATTACACACAAAGATAAACCACAACCTGATGAGAGTTCAAGATTAAACACAAGTTCGAGGCAGAACTCCAAACAGACTAGGAAAGATTTTCAGGACAGATCTGACAAGCAGGAAGCATGCGATGGCATAGAGGGAACACGACGGGTGCTAAAGTTTGATGACACGCCTGAAGTTGTTGCCGTGGATACTGCAGAACAGAGCCGGGGCCCTCAGCGACAGCTTGAAAGTGGAGAGATTTGTGAAGCTCAAAATTGTGTCGAGACCAAGGACTCGGATGACCTGCAGGAGGAGTTGTTTGAAGATTCGGATAGTTTTAAGACACCGTCAGATCTGTTCAGCGTGAAGCCTAAGGTTAAAAGAGGGGGTCAAAAAACAGTCCCAGTCTCCGGTGAGACCAAACCTACCAAAACCTCTTCTACACCAAACTTAAGGTCCATGTTAGCCACTATGGTGAAGAATCAGAACAAGATTATTAAAGAAACCCTTCAGTGA